AACTGGTTTTATGCAGGATGGGTTGTCAGCGAGAAAGCAAGCATACCCCCTAAAACTGTAAAAGGGCATTGGAAACCTGTTGTTACAACAGAGGAATTTGAGCGTGGCCTAGAGATTCTGTCCTATCGATCGCGGCACCGCATCGCTAAACGTCGGCACTTCTATCTTCTAAAAGAACTCGTTTATCTTCACAATGAGGATACCGGCAATTTAACCAAGCTTACAGGCTCTACATCAAATTCCAGTCGCAAAAGCGGTGGCACAGCTTACTACTGTGTCTGGAGCAGCAATATCAATATTAAGTGCGAAATCATTGATGACCAAATCGCCCAATTGATAAAACAAATCCACATCAATCCTGATCAGACACTTGCGATTCAAGACGCCTATACGAAAGAAGTCGCTGAAAAGTTGGGGCATCTACGCCCCAGCGAAGAAAAGCAGCTAGAAGATGCTTTGAAAGCAATTAGCGAAGAAGAAACACGCACAGCACGCTTGTACGCCATTGGCAAAATTACAGATGAGGTTTGGGACTTACTCTGGCAAGAATGGCAGGATAAACGGCGATCCATTCAAACAAGCCTTGTCTCTTTAAATCGCCAACATGAAGCACATATTGCGGATTTAGATGCTGCTCTGACAATCATCTCAAAAGTGAGTATACTGTATAGTAATCTTGGCCGAGACGATCAAAGATCAGTGTTGCACGAGATGGTTGACAAAATTGTTGTCAATCGGTTTGGAACTGTTGTAAATATGGTATTGTTGCCACCCTTTTCTTATTTGAAGCATATTTCAGATCAGGTAAAGGCCGAGGAAATGCAAGCAGTGGTTGATGGGAATGAAAAAAGCAGCCGTTCAGCGACTGCTTCTCAGTGTTCGGAATATATCTCCGTAAGTAGGTGAGTGATGCTTCGCACCCTGTGTTCGATTAGATAGATCGTTTGTTATATCATCGAGCTGATCTTTCATATCATTCTGCCATTTCGCTGCTATCACTCAGTCTGGAACGGCGGCGATTACCATGCTGTGGATCAAAGAAATACATAAAAACGGCCCCGACGGCGATCCCAATTACAAACCAGCAGGCACTGAGCAATGCTACCGTTTCGGCAGGCACTTTATTTTTTCGCGTATAGCCGGTTGTTTCCTCAATGAGATCATCAAGATAAGCATTAATATTTGTTTTAACATCTTCAAGATAATTCGCCATCATTAAACTCCCCAAGGATATGTTTCAGGTGGCTGGGTGGTTTCTGGCTGTAAATGTAGAGGATGGAGTGCCTCCGTCTCCTGTAGATACAGGAAGGCATCATAGCGGCGAGAAAGTGCCGTTGGTACGAAGCCGCCGCGCCGCCCACTATAAGGATCATAGACAACGCCGATGGCACGGTGACCGCGTACTTGTTCCAATAACTCACGAGCCTGGGCGTCTTTTGAGAAGATCAGGAGCGTATCCTCACCGAAGGTCTCGTGTAGGACGCCTTCCCAACTCTCGCCTGCAGCTTCCACAATCGGCATCTCTTCCATATCTGCATCCCAGTAGCGCCCGGCGATAACATGCCCCTCATAGGAGCCAGAGCCAACCAACACGACACCTTCTTTGCCAAGTCGCTCACGTACCAACTGCCCGACATTGACGATGCCTGCTTGTGCCATCGGCGTTGCACGGGCATCCCCAATATGGGTGTTATGTGCCCAGATGATCGCTTTAGTATTGTCGCCATAATAATTGAGCAAGCGCTCGAGTGTATCAACCATATGATGATCACGGACATTCCAGCTCTCGGCATCGCCTCGTACCATCGTACGGTAGTAACGTTCTGCCCCCACAGCGACATGGGCATTCTGTTGAGCATTGAATTGTGCTTCTCGGTCGCCATCATATAATGTCGCCAACCCTTTACGCTGCATCGCAACTAGTAGATCAACGACTTCTGACTCACAGGATGTTGGTATAAGCCGCGTCGCACGAGCATA
The Phototrophicus methaneseepsis DNA segment above includes these coding regions:
- a CDS encoding recombinase family protein, producing MPRRTTKHLPPKPGWAIYLLTSSREAQNPTMSQDRQRFNINRALLERSDLVVVDEYTDTMSGRTPKRAGYQRLLDDARSGCFSHVAVENAERFGRNDTEALIAIDELHEHGIVVRFADYPDLDPIDADDRLLITISFTLARRESLKLGERVRGGLYAKLRNGGYTTRAPDGYLNVERKADTPASSKMGRYERWIETDPQQFKVWRLVWNLLLTDKHSLAEICEHLHLRGFRYRTGRPFIEIKNDRRKPAVNTLSKIFHNWFYAGWVVSEKASIPPKTVKGHWKPVVTTEEFERGLEILSYRSRHRIAKRRHFYLLKELVYLHNEDTGNLTKLTGSTSNSSRKSGGTAYYCVWSSNINIKCEIIDDQIAQLIKQIHINPDQTLAIQDAYTKEVAEKLGHLRPSEEKQLEDALKAISEEETRTARLYAIGKITDEVWDLLWQEWQDKRRSIQTSLVSLNRQHEAHIADLDAALTIISKVSILYSNLGRDDQRSVLHEMVDKIVVNRFGTVVNMVLLPPFSYLKHISDQVKAEEMQAVVDGNEKSSRSATASQCSEYISVSR
- a CDS encoding erythromycin esterase family protein; protein product: MILKVTAMLGTLSEDTKKMIQTVGSPLQVQADLDPLMEEIGDAHLVLLGEATHGTSEYYLWRKRLSQRLIQEKGFSFIAVEGDWPDCYKVNRYIKGYENAGENAYHILHAFKRWPTWMWANWEVVALVEWLRQYNDQAPEPDQVGFYGLDVYSLWESLSEVTRYLTMYEPDALHTAYQAYQCFQPYDEDVQSYARATRLIPTSCESEVVDLLVAMQRKGLATLYDGDREAQFNAQQNAHVAVGAERYYRTMVRGDAESWNVRDHHMVDTLERLLNYYGDNTKAIIWAHNTHIGDARATPMAQAGIVNVGQLVRERLGKEGVVLVGSGSYEGHVIAGRYWDADMEEMPIVEAAGESWEGVLHETFGEDTLLIFSKDAQARELLEQVRGHRAIGVVYDPYSGRRGGFVPTALSRRYDAFLYLQETEALHPLHLQPETTQPPETYPWGV